One part of the Pecten maximus chromosome 1, xPecMax1.1, whole genome shotgun sequence genome encodes these proteins:
- the LOC117336506 gene encoding decapping and exoribonuclease protein-like: protein MAYMKSETYLSAAKSNYDKEFPYFRRPSEIGSFSQDSRREVVFNKQQMRYYIPPKDPRDVCFDLKIGYRDYIRKDESKPEFLDDLLRWIVNNPSVFTIDSEKNQLAEKTDPQKGLNTDFVSWRGLLTKLLCTPFETSEGWRIAITRYKDTFFLCEFETEKKAEFKKNRSGIQDEMCYWGWKFEQYVTASSPNGTPDTESLVNTNEGFCSVVRSRLNSHSLVYGGEVDAAVSAVGPGEKYQYVEFKTSIAIESQKQDFTFKRYKLIKWWAQSFLVGIEKIVAGFRDRNGIVNGLNTFNTGDLPHIARDIRDPWKPNVCFNFLDQILIFIKKTITNNDPSVVYLLEWEPGYDVRCQRMQSGSKYAFLPQWFTAP, encoded by the exons ATGGCATACATGAAATCAGAGACGTACCTCAGCGCCGCCAAATCAAATTATGATAAAGAATTTCCATATTTTAGGAGACCATCAGAAATTGGTTCCTTTTCCCAGGATAGCAGAAGAGAAGTGGTTTTCAATAAACAGCAGATGAGATATTACATCCCCCCAAAGGACCCAAGAGATGTTTGTTTTGATCTTAAAATTGGATACAGAGATTACATAAGGAAAGATGAATCTAAACCAGAATTTTTAGATGACCTCCTGAGGTGGATAGTTAATAATCCTTCAGTATTTACAATTGActctgaaaaaaatcaattggCAGAAAAAACTGACCCACAGAA aGGTTTAAATACAGACTTTGTGAGCTGGAGGGGCTTGCTGACCAAACTGCTGTGCACACCTTTCGAGACATCTGAGGGTTGGAGGATAGCCATCACACGCTATAAAGATACCTTCTTCTTGTGTGAATTTGAAACAGAGAAAAAGGCTGAGTTTAAGAAAAACAGGAGTGGTATACAGGATGAGATGTGCTACTGGGGTTGGAAGTTTGAGCAGTATGTGACTGCAA GTTCACCCAATGGCACACCAGACACTGAAAGTCTAGTTAACACAAACGAGGGCTTCTGTTCAGTTGTGCGATCCAGGTTAAACTCTCATTCTCTAG TGTATGGCGGGGAGGTGGATGCAGCAGTTTCTGCAGTAGGGCCAGGTGAGAAGTACCAGTATGTGGAGTTTAAAACCAGCATTGCAATTGAGTCACAGAAACAAGACTTCACCTTCAAGAG ATACAAGCTGATAAAATGGTGGGCCCAGAGTTTCCTAGTTGGTATTGAGAAGATTGTTGCAGGTTTCCGTGATAGGAACGGTATTGTTAACGGACTGAATACCTTCAACACAGGGGACTTACCTCACATAGCGAGG GACATACGGGATCCCTGGAAGCCTAATGTATGCTTCAATTTCTTGGATCAGATTCTCATATTCATCAAGAAAACCATCACCAACAATGATCCAAG TGTGGTCTACCTGCTTGAGTGGGAGCCAGGTTATGATGTTCGGTGCCAGAGAATGCAGTCAGGCTCAAAATATGCATTTCTTCCCCAGTGGTTTACTGCTCCCTGA
- the LOC117336511 gene encoding serine/threonine-protein kinase 19-like, translating into MSRKRTQTLPDIYKPKRRLCSAAAALASNGQTTVISALNGDIGDVILNDTHAFLKRLRGLFPADKFKHKLPPIVLKHQLYGMMNDRTKVDQELNDLRKRGVVKLFKLGSEADEYCILFTNDYEEHVKKTMTALSMSPILIERFSSNVVKKCQDVCISKETLMMDYRFSDFEITQLVKASVITVKEIGNWWLSIPNAGTFMKCFLRGRKAVLTMIRKCKYKEILRKDLEHRKWPKICRLGLIYHVHDIIGGELVHCVQTTSGQLLRLKE; encoded by the exons ATGAGTCGGAAGAGGACACAAACACTCCCTGATATATATAAACCTAAAAGGAGATTATGTTCAGCAGCCGCTGCATTAGCCAGCAATGGTCAGACAACAGTTATCAGCGCTTTAAACGGGGACATTGGAGATG TAATTCTAAATGACACTCATGCCTTTTTGAAACGACTGAGAGGACTTTTCCCTGCAgacaaatttaaacataaactaCCACCGATTGTCTTGAAGCATCAGCTGTATGGAATGATGAATGATCGCACAAAAGTCGACCAGGAATTG AATGACCTAAGGAAACGTGGTGTGGTCAAATTGTTCAAGCTGGGATCAGAGGCAGACGAGTACTGCATTCTATTTACCAATGATTATGAGGAACATGTAAAGAAAACGATGACAGCCTTGTCGATGAGTCCTATCTTGATAG AGAGATTTAGTTCTAATGTTGTAAAAAAATGTCAAGATGTGTGTATATCGAAAGAGACACTCATGATGGACTACAGATTCTCAGACTTCGAAATAAC ACAACTTGTGAAAGCCTCTGTGATAACCGTGAAAGAAATTGGAAACTGGTGGCTGTCTATTCCTAATGCTGGCACATTTATGAAGTGTTTTCTCCGGGGCAGGAAAGCCGTCCTTACAATGATCAGGAAGTGTAAATATAAAGAGATACTTAGAAAG GATCTAGAACATCGAAAATGGCCTAAGATCTGTCGCCTGGGGTTGATATACCATGTACACGATATAATAGGCGGTGAATTAGTCCACTG cGTGCAGACTACCTCAGGGCAACTATTAAGACTGAAAGAATGA